The genomic stretch GGGCGTGAGCGGCTTCTGGATGGACCGCTTCACGGTGACGAACATGCAGTTCCAGCGCTTCGTGGAGGCGACGAAGTACCTCACGGTCGCCGAGCGCCCGCTGAACCCGGAGGACTACCCCGGCGCGAAGCCCGGGGCGCTCGTCCCCGGCTCGCTCGTGTTCCGCAAGGCGCCGCACCCGGTGAGCCTCGCGAACTGGCAGCGCTGGTGGGACTACGTGCCGGGCGCGAGCTGGCGCCACCCCGAGGGGCCGCAGTCGAACCTCAAGGGGCGCGGAAAGCACCCGGTGGTGCACGTGGCCTACGAGGACGTGGAGGCCTACGCCGCGTGGGCGGGAAAGCAGGTGCCCACCGAGGCCGAGTGGGAGTGCGCCGCGCGCGGGGGGCTCGAGGGCGCGGAGTTCTGCTGGGGCAGTGAGCTGCGGCCCGCAGGCCGCCCCATGGCGAACATCTGGGAGGGCGAGTTCCCCTGGCAGAACCTGAAGGAGGACGGCTACGAGGGCACGGCTCCGGTGGGCAGCTACCCGCCCAACGGCTACGGCCTCCACGACATGGCGGGCAACGTGTGGGAGTGGACCCAGGACTTCTACGCCGAGCGCCACGCAGGGCCCGCGACGAAGGCCTGCTGCATCCCGCAGAACCCGCGCAACGCCGCGCGCGAGGCGAGCCGCGACCCGGCCCAGCCGCACATCCACATCCCGCGCCGCGTGCTCAAGGGCGGCAGCCACCTGTGCGCCTTCAACTACTGCCGCCGCTACCGCCCCGCCGCGCGCAGCCCGCAGCAGGTGGACTCGGGCGCCTGCCACATCGGCTTCCGGCTCGTGCTGCGGCCCGAGGCGCACTGAAGGGCCGCGGCCCCCGGGTGCGCCCCGGGGGACCGCGGGCTCCTCAGGCGCGCGCGGTGGGCTGGGGCTTCTTGTTTCCGCCGGTCACGGCGGGGTGCGGCTGCGCGGCCATCGCGTCCTGCTTCTCGCGCGCCTTGTCCAGTGCCTGGTCGATGCTGAAGCTCGCAGGCTTCTGGCGCGGCGGGAACTCCTCGAAGGTCTTGAGGAACTCACCCACGATTTGCTGGGCCGGCACCAGCACGAAGGCGTGGTCCACCATCCACTTGTCGTAGAACATCGAGGCATCCTCGTCCCCGCGCTCGAAGGGGTCGCTGCGCAGGTTGTAGACCTTGGGCGCGCGCAGCGAGACCGTGGGGTCGCGCCAGACGCTCAGGCCGTGGGAGCGCTGCTCCATGAAGGTCACCTTCCACTGCTGCACGCGCAGCGCGAACAGGTCCCCGTCGTCGCTCCAGTAGAGGAAGCCCTTGCGCGGGTTGTCCTCCTCGCCCGTCAGGTGCGGCAGCAGGTTGAAGCCGTCGATGTGGACCCTGAAGGTCTTCTTGCCGGCCTTGTGCCCCTTCTTGAGCTTCTCCACGATGTCCGGCTCGCCGGCCGCCGCGAGCAGCGTGGGCAGCATGTCCGTGTGCGAGAAGATCTCGTTGGAGACCGTCCCCGCGTCGATCTTCCCCGGCCAGCGGATGGCGCAGGGCACGCGCCAGCCCCCTTCGAAGTTCGTGTCCTTCTCGCCGCGGAACGGAGTCGTGCCGCCGTCCGGCCAGCTCATGACCTCGGCCCCGTTGTCGGTCGAGTACATCACGATCGTGTCATTGGCGAGCCCCAGCTCGTCCAGCTTGTCGAGCAGGCGCCCCACGTGCCCGTCGTGCTCCACCATGCCATCGGGGTAGACGCCCAGGCCCGTCTTGCCCTCGGACTCCTTCTTGAGGTGCGTGAACATGTGCATGCGGGTGGAGTTGAACCAGAGGAAGAAGGGCTTGCCCTCCTTCTTCGCCTTGTCCATGAAGCCCAGCGCGCCCTCGACGAACTCCTCGTCCACCGTCTCCATGCGCTTCAGGTTGAGCGGCCCGGTGTCCTCGATGCGCTGAGTGCCATCCGCGTTGGCCCAGCAGTGCAGCACGCCGCGCGGGCCGAACTTCTTCCGGAACTCCGGGTCCTTGGGGTAGTCCGGGTGCTCCGGCTCCTGCTCGGCGTTGAGGTGGTAGAGGTTGCCGAAGAACTCGTCGAAGCCGTGCAGTGTGGGCAGGAACTCGTCGCGGTCGCCGAGGTGGTTCTTGCCGAACTGGCCAGTCATGTACCCGAGCGGCTTGAGCAGGTCCGCGATGGTGGGATCCTCCGGCTGCAGCCCGAGCGTGGCCCCCGGCAGGCCCACCTTGGTCAGCCCCGTGCGGATGGGGGACTGGCCGGTGATGAAGGCAGCCCTGCCCGC from Aggregicoccus sp. 17bor-14 encodes the following:
- a CDS encoding formylglycine-generating enzyme family protein → MLEEPQDLRAPTHAPTLAPLPAPGTAPHPDLVWIPGGTFLMGSEAHYPEEAPVHPVGVSGFWMDRFTVTNMQFQRFVEATKYLTVAERPLNPEDYPGAKPGALVPGSLVFRKAPHPVSLANWQRWWDYVPGASWRHPEGPQSNLKGRGKHPVVHVAYEDVEAYAAWAGKQVPTEAEWECAARGGLEGAEFCWGSELRPAGRPMANIWEGEFPWQNLKEDGYEGTAPVGSYPPNGYGLHDMAGNVWEWTQDFYAERHAGPATKACCIPQNPRNAAREASRDPAQPHIHIPRRVLKGGSHLCAFNYCRRYRPAARSPQQVDSGACHIGFRLVLRPEAH
- a CDS encoding arylsulfatase, encoding MATKQPNILIIWGDDIGWYNVSAYNLGVMGYRTPNIDRVAKEGCLFTDWYGQQSCTAGRAAFITGQSPIRTGLTKVGLPGATLGLQPEDPTIADLLKPLGYMTGQFGKNHLGDRDEFLPTLHGFDEFFGNLYHLNAEQEPEHPDYPKDPEFRKKFGPRGVLHCWANADGTQRIEDTGPLNLKRMETVDEEFVEGALGFMDKAKKEGKPFFLWFNSTRMHMFTHLKKESEGKTGLGVYPDGMVEHDGHVGRLLDKLDELGLANDTIVMYSTDNGAEVMSWPDGGTTPFRGEKDTNFEGGWRVPCAIRWPGKIDAGTVSNEIFSHTDMLPTLLAAAGEPDIVEKLKKGHKAGKKTFRVHIDGFNLLPHLTGEEDNPRKGFLYWSDDGDLFALRVQQWKVTFMEQRSHGLSVWRDPTVSLRAPKVYNLRSDPFERGDEDASMFYDKWMVDHAFVLVPAQQIVGEFLKTFEEFPPRQKPASFSIDQALDKAREKQDAMAAQPHPAVTGGNKKPQPTARA